In Citrus sinensis cultivar Valencia sweet orange chromosome 4, DVS_A1.0, whole genome shotgun sequence, one DNA window encodes the following:
- the LOC102615251 gene encoding uncharacterized protein LOC102615251 produces MDVNARSSHSNEKKSIDYSASANERNMSMEKNADTSVFVNHAELAWHENRRKWVGDQSQRPQRMDKDPIISWSTTYEELLLSNRPFPEPIPLPEMVDFLVDIWHDQGLFD; encoded by the exons ATGGATGTCAATGCTAGAAGTTCCCATTCCAATGAGAAGAAATCTATAGATTATTCTGCATCTGccaatgaaagaaatatgtcAATGGAGAAGAATGCAGACACTTCTGTGTTTGTTAATCATG CTGAACTTGCTTGGCATGAGAATAGAAGAAAGTGGGTGGGGGATCAATCTCAACGGCCACAAAGAATGGACAAGGATCCAATAATAAG CTGGTCGACAACATATGAAGAGCTTCTCTTGAGTAACCGGCCTTTCCCTGAGCCAATCCCTTTACCT GAGATGGTCGACTTTTTGGTTGATATTTGGCATGATCAAGGACTATTCGACTAG
- the LOC102614955 gene encoding GDSL esterase/lipase At2g30310-like, producing the protein MASTNLFLIIMTLIMFTIRTCNSAFPSAILVFGDSTVDTGNNNYIKTLFKGNFYPYGEDFPGKIPTGRFSNGKLVPDFVASLLGIKETVPPFLDPTLSNDELLTGVSFASAGSGFDELTTAASKVILVSKQIELFKAYIVRLKGIVGEEKAKRIISESLVIVSAGTNDLVFNFYDLPTRKFQFTISEYQDFLLAKLQSFVKEVYDLGCRTIVVAGLPPIGCLPLQMTVRYVDPFKRKCVEDQNSDAQAYNHKLQKLLNQMKALLPRSTIVYANIYEALIDLIQHPQKYGFVETKRGCCGTGLFEAAFLCNPTTPTCAKHSQFVFWDSIHPTQSTYQYLAENLGLEAFPNKLLHNHSNLF; encoded by the exons ATGGCATCCACCAACCTCTTCTTGATCATCATGACTCTGATCATGTTTACGATCAGAACATGCAACTCAGCTTTCCCTTCAGCCATTCTTGTGTTCGGCGATTCAACTGTTGACACTGGAAACAACAACTACATCAAGACTTTGTTCAAGGGAAATTTCTATCCGTACGGCGAAGATTTTCCCGGGAAAATTCCCACGGGCCGATTTTCAAACGGAAAACTGGTGCCCGACTTCGTGGCGTCACTTCTTGGCATCAAAGAAACTGTTCCTCCGTTTCTTGATCCAACTCTCTCAAATGATGAACTGCTTACCGGTGTCAGCTTCGCGTCGGCCGGCTCGGGCTTCGATGAGCTGACAACTGCGGCATCTAAGGTCATCCTGGTGTCTAAGCAAATTGAGCTGTTTAAAGCGTATATAGTTAGGCTCAAGGGTATTGTAGGGGAAGAAAAGGCCAAGAGAATAATCAGCGAGTCTTTGGTTATCGTTAGTGCCGGCACTAATGACttagttttcaatttttatgatCTGCCCACGAGAAAATTTCAGTTCACTATCAGTGAGTATCAAGATTTCTTGCTAGCCAAGTTGCAATCATTTGTCAAG GAAGTATATGATCTTGGTTGCCGTACGATTGTGGTAGCTGGGTTGCCTCCGATTGGATGCCTGCCATTGCAAATGACAGTGAGGTATGTGGATCCATTCAAAAGGAAGTGCGTAGAGGATCAGAACTCAGATGCTCAAGCCTATAATCACAAGCTTCAGAAGCTGTTGAATCAAATGAAAGCACTTCTGCCAAGAAGCACCATCGTTTACGCAAACATATATGAGGCACTGATTGACTTGATCCAGCATCCGCAAAAATACG GATTTGTGGAAACAAAGAGAGGGTGTTGCGGTACAGGACTTTTTGAGGCAGCATTTTTATGCAATCCAACAACTCCAACTTGTGCAAAGCATTCACAATTCGTATTTTGGGATAGCATTCACCCAACTCAATCAACCTACCAATACCTTGCAGAAAACTTGGGACTTGAAGCCTTTCCCAATAAGTTATTACACAACCAtagcaatttattttga